The Corylus avellana chromosome ca11, CavTom2PMs-1.0 genome contains the following window.
aaagaaagaaagcccTGGAAGGCTAGAAGCTTCCCCAAAACAAAACGCCGCCGTCCAAAGCCTTACAAAGTGTTCGAGCGGCACAGCGAAGACGAGCACACTGATAAACCTTTACCTCGTAGACTCGTAGTGACTGCGTTTCAGCAGCGAAGCGAAAATGCCCGGCGGCAAGAGATTGGAAATCTACGAGGACTTCGTGAAAGTTCACGGGCTGCTATTGGCGGCGTCGGGGCTTCCTCAGTCGCTGCACTTCCAGCTCTTCCAGAAGCTCTCGTCGGAGACCTTCGACGGCGGGGCCCACTTCCGAATCGAAACCTGCGAAGACGGCCGCCAGAGACGGCTCGTCCTCACCTCGGACTCTATGACCAAGCACTCCCACGTGTTCCTCATCGACCACGCCTGGACATTCCGCCTCTCCGACGCCTACAAACAGGTCCTACTTTTCAACATATTCTCATCATTGCCATTCTCCTCTAtcgtattttatttttaattttgttttgttttgtttttaacagTTGCGGGAAGTTCCAGGATTGGCTGAGAGGATGGCCGCTCTGATGTGTGTAGAGGACACGGAAGAGAGCGAGGAAGCTGTGGACGGAGTTTCGCATCAAAACGGCATCGAACCGGGGGTCTTAGAAACGATTGAAAGCGAAATCAGTAATGCgaaagagaaaggagaaaaCGGCGGCGTTTTGTGGTTGGAGCTTGAGGAGCTTGGCATTGACGATCACACGCTCTTGTCCCTTGATTTATCCAGCAGATTTCCGGTGTGCCAGTTGTGCTTTATTAGCTCTTCTTTTGGCACTTAGAATATATTTCGATATTTATATGTGCTCTGTTTTGGCTATGCGTAACTAGGATTTACTTGCTCTGAGTCTGTTTGGGAACAAGCTTGAGAATGTGGAAATGGTTGCCCGGGAAGTTACTAAATTTGGAAACCTAAGAGCGCTCTGGCTCAACAATAATCCTGTTGTTCAAAATTGGTAATGTTAGCTGATTCTTGGGAAATTGTTATTGTTCTTTTTGGATTTGTAGTGGGGAAATTGTTATTATTCTTACTAGGATAAGGATTCTCATGATATGTTTCATTATGGTTTTGAATAgtgatttttggttttggttagaAAGAGTGTTTTGACGGGATGTAAAtctgaaaaatgttttgtgtTCTGAATTGTTTGCTAATGATATTAAGaaatatgtatttttgtttttaaaaacagaaaagtatTTTCAAAGCCATTACAAAAGGAGGCCAATTTTCTTAAGATggtaatcattttaaattaaatgactcAGATTTTGCTATCTCACTGTTTACTAGTTCTGGAGAGatcccttaatttttttcttaaatcaaTTTAGGTCAGTGAATTGTATGTTGAAGTGATAAAGTAGTTAGATTTTAATAACATTGACGCGGAGTTATCTTCTGTCTCTCTATCTCTAGTGGGGATCAACTGGCGGATATAGTTCTTCGAGGGTTGCCGAAACTTGAAATCTACAACTCACGTTTCACTGCCAATTTTGGTGAGTGGGCATTGGGCTTCTGTGGAGGGGTGTATGATAAGGATAATGCAGGCAATGTCCTTGGTGGTGACTATCCATTGGAGAGTGTGACCTCTATTGACATTTCAAATAGATGTATTCACAATTTGATCAATAAGGTTTGAGCATTATCTATTTGTGTTTCGTATTTTCTTCATGTAGATTTTTGGGTGTTTATATGATGTATTTTATTGGCAgagttattttttgttattcgCTATTAAGTAGATAAGAGCTTCAAAATCTGGTACATTGCAGTGGGGTTGCCTCATACTTACTCTGCTGGCATAGTTTTGATATTTGGTTgctaatttaaagaaaaaagaacgaAGTTTGATTTTTTGGATTTCAGATGTATAGTTTTAGATGATAAATTCGTCAAAATAGTATTCTCATTGCTGATCTCTTTCTAGTTCCCCTTTTTTTTCAGGCTTTTTCACCTGTTTTGTTGCCATCTCTATCGTACTTGAATCTTCGGGGGAATCCGTTGGAACAGAATTCAGTTGGTGACTTGTTGGAAGTCCTGAAGGGATTTCCATGCTTACAGTCTCTGGAGGTAGTTTTGTTTGATATAGCCACAATGGTCTATGATGTGGAGACACTTTTGTTGAAGAAGGCATTGGAAAATTTGTGGGTCTTTAGAAGTTAAATCATTTTGCAGGTGGATATTCCTGGGCCCCTTGGAGAAAGTGCCGTTGAGATTCTTGAATCTCTTCCGAGGCTTTCTGAACTGAATGGTGTCAATGCATCAAAGATATTAGAAACTGGAAAGCATGTGATTGATTCAATTCTTCAGCCACATCTTCCTGAGTGGACTGCTGAGGAGCCTCTTGCTGATCGTATTATAAATGCTATGTGGCTGTATTTGATGACATATAGACTTGCAGATGAGGAAAAGATTGATGAAACTTCCGTATGGTAGGGATTTAAGGACCTCTGTATGGTATGCATTAAGGATTGATAAAAAATTTGCTTTGTAGTCAATTGATACTTTTCTGAAGCGATCAATGCTTTGTTTGGATTTCTTTGTAGGTATGCGATGGATGAACTAGGTTCAGCATTGAGGCCCAGTGATGAGCCAAATTTCAGGGTGGCTCCTTTTCTCTACATGCCAGAGGGAAATCTGGCATCAGCTGTGAGGTtatcttttttatctttcttcatGTCACTTCGCGGATTTGTTGCAGATATTACTTTTGTCATTCTGTAGACAAATTTCACGTTTTATCTTTGCAAGATTCTCTATGTTTGATTATGTActgaaatatttaaaattacaagTTACATGTTCTAATTCTTGATtcatccatttaattaattaagcacctTTATGATCCGTGTGCTTTTGGTGTAAATAAATGCATGTGGGactgttttatgttttttgttttgat
Protein-coding sequences here:
- the LOC132166341 gene encoding uncharacterized protein LOC132166341, which gives rise to MPGGKRLEIYEDFVKVHGLLLAASGLPQSLHFQLFQKLSSETFDGGAHFRIETCEDGRQRRLVLTSDSMTKHSHVFLIDHAWTFRLSDAYKQLREVPGLAERMAALMCVEDTEESEEAVDGVSHQNGIEPGVLETIESEISNAKEKGENGGVLWLELEELGIDDHTLLSLDLSSRFPDLLALSLFGNKLENVEMVAREVTKFGNLRALWLNNNPVVQNCGDQLADIVLRGLPKLEIYNSRFTANFGEWALGFCGGVYDKDNAGNVLGGDYPLESVTSIDISNRCIHNLINKAFSPVLLPSLSYLNLRGNPLEQNSVGDLLEVLKGFPCLQSLEVDIPGPLGESAVEILESLPRLSELNGVNASKILETGKHVIDSILQPHLPEWTAEEPLADRIINAMWLYLMTYRLADEEKIDETSVWYAMDELGSALRPSDEPNFRVAPFLYMPEGNLASAVSFSILWPTQNAEKGDECTRDFLFGIGEDKQRSARLSAWFHTPENYFIQEYKKYCQNLESKSLISPPIQSSTTRSIHHTDGPALRVYTDIPHVEEFLKRPEFVITSEPKDADIIWTGTQVDEDMKKAARITDQQYINQFPFEACLVMKHHLAETVKKAHGSPEWLQPTYNLETQLSQLIGDYYARRRDGLNNLWILKPWNMARTIDTTVTDNLTAIIRLMETGPKICQKYIEHPALFNGKKFDLRYIVLVRSVNPLEIFLSDVFWVRLANNPYSLEKHSFFEYETHFTVMNYRGRFSHKHTPEFVTEFEQEHQVKWLEIHQRVRKMIRSVFDSATAVHPEMHSPRSRAIYGVDVMLDRSFQPKLLEVTYCPDCTRACKYDTESIFGGGGVVKGRDFFNDVFGCLFLNETTHVSPL